tgacagagagagagagaattttttacattattatttaccACAAAATACACTGTACAAACATATAATAGTGCTTTTTGCCAACTAGTAGAAAATCACATATTTACATCAGTgcatgaccaaaaaaaaaagcccaacaCTCCCTCACAACCTTCTGTTTTAATGAGCCTTGTAAAAACTGGAATCCATAAATCTGGACTTCACcatttttacaaatacacatttatatcaAGCTCTATGTACTCGTCCACGTTCCTCCCCCTGCTCATGTGTACAGCCGTTCTTGCCTGTCCTAGAAGGAAATGTAAAAGTTGACTCATGTGACTAATTCCCATAGATTCCTGAGGCATCAAGTTGAGCCACTGTTTGACTTCCTTTGAGCATCATATTGACACACTTTGGCTTCAATATTGGATGCTCCAGAAGTGCCACTGTTTGTCGCCATGGGAACGACTATCGACACACgtaagaaaataaatgacatcCAAACAAGCCTGCTACTAGCAGTGACAACGGCACACACATACTTCCTTACTGTAGTAACCATGTTCACCACAAACCATTTTTGGTTCCACAAAGAACCTTGATTTAAGGGTTCTTCAAATCGTTCTTTAGAAATTTAAccatttcaaaatgcattatGAGGCTGTAAAACTAATGATTGAACATAGCTGAAATATTAAAGAATAGTTTGAACAGTTCTTTCTCAGATTAACATTTTTGGACAATTGTACACATGCTGCAAATATGTAAAGGCCTGTTACAGCATAAGAAGTAATAAGCTGAATATGCAATAGAGAGTTTCAaggaaaagtaatggcactgtttgtaattgtattgttgaaaatgattttttttattgtcactgtcactgtttgttAGTTAAGATctcatttttgctttaaataataaaaaaaaacactgtgaaaacattttctgtctttaatacttatttaaacaatgatagttttctttttatataatatatgagtgtttacatataaaaatctaaatgatgcCACCATGATGAGGGCTAGAGTTGAAATGACTTTTAGTGGAAGGGagaagtataataataataataataataataatatggatTTTTGATaggtgtaaaatgttaaagcagCCCTGTCATGTGACCTACGACTAAGCTGAGTTActtttgttaaagcaccttcTGCACCCAGAGAACAGCTGCTCACTggctattttctctttttttagacTGTTCTCTGTGAACCCTAGAGATTGTTGATTGAGAAAATCCCCCTGAAtcaacagtttctgaaatactctgAATACACTTCAAACACCTTTCCTCCCTGTTTGATGCTCACTTTGAACTTTAGCATTAATGCATTGAGTTGCTGGCCTGTGATTTGCTCATTACACATTTGGGTGGAGGAGCAGGTGAACAGCACCTCACTGCATGAGGCCTGTaatcaaacagtaaaaactatactaacatcaaaaacaaagtcaaagtcaTATCAAATCACATGTGAAATTACTATGAATAATATGAGTCTTTATGTCAATTAGGAATTTCTGGTAGATCTCAATATAACTCAACTGTCTCCTTGACTTCtctgtccatttgtcctttAGGAAATTCCCCCCCTACATTAGTCAAACTGTTGATGGGGTCCAGCCAGTAGGAACTAAGATGACTGAGTTTAGCGAGTCCTCTGATGAGACCGTGATCATCTAAAGTGTGGGAGGATATGAAGCAGAGACAAACTCTGCTAATTGTTTGACTTcttttgctgttgaattgctGAATGTAAATTGAATCACATTCCTTGACCTTCAATGAAAGTAGTCTGTATAACTAGCCCTGAATAGGTTTCTGTGTTCATGTCAGCTTTTCCTCCCAGAGTTGAGCTGAGAGATGACAGAGGGGATCAAACAGGAACACAGAGACATTTTCAGTAGTGAGCAGCTCACGTGACACAGACTCCACATCATTCAGGTCcaattgaaatgtgtttgtagaGCAGGATCAGTGGTGGATCTCCACCATTTTCCATTTCCTGAGGATGTTACTGTCCTGGAGTTTCTCTGGTCAGTCAGCACCATCTAGTGGACAGGTAGTAGAACTCCATCATCTGACACTGGGTTTCTGAAACAGGTTCCACTGGTTTTGACATCACCCGGATGTTTTTTAGACTTGGAATCTGAAGTTATGAGGATGTGACGGCGTCCTCAGAACAAATGCTCACAGACACCAGGACTGAGGAGGGACaatgagcagcttcttctctacACATGAAGGTGGAAAGTGTCTGGAAGTGGACCTGAAGTGAGTTCAGCAGGTGAGAATCCTACcagagaaatgtgtaaatgtgtgatgaaCAGGATCACTGGGATCACATTGTGTTGTATCACTGTTTGACTGGACAGTAGAAATGTTTCTGGATGATGATGCTCTGTTTCCTAAGATCTGTTGAATCCTTCACATTTTGATTCTTCAGAGTTTCTCTCTGAGTTAAAGGAGAGTGGATTGAGAAGGATTTGCAGGTTTTACTGTCAGTGGTTCTCAGGTAGAACCAACAGCAGTTTGATTGTAATCTGAGATCAGAGTGTCAGAACTGGTCGGACAGCTTGGATCAAACTGGCTGAGCTGCATTTTATCCAAAACACAACCATCTTCCAACACTGAGACAGACTAAGTTTGACTGAAAGCTCTTTAGCACAGTCCATGTGTGGACTGTCCCAGAGGCTGCAAAGTCTTTAGATGGACCTGCTCAGTGGGTGTGATGGAAAGAGCAGCTGCTTCAGTGTTTTCTACTGTATCTGTGACATGTTAGACTGAGGAAAGACAACTAATGTGTCCTGTCATGAGACCTTGTTGTAAAGACTGAGCTCAGCTCTCCCAGCAGGTGTGGACTCTGCTatgaatcagtgtgaggacagagaggagggagtccctccctctaaaaccactctgtgtgggggacatgagagccagaccaaagaccagaggtgagatgaggatctctaactgtccatgactcttgtccatgtcaaatcagtccaccatcattattcccactcactgtcacatctgccACTCAGCTCCTCAGTAACAGCTTAGAAGAACTAATCATCAACTACTAACTGTCTTAGTTAACAAAGAGCCAACCACTGATTAGTCAACTAAGCAACTAAGATGAGACAGCGTCTTTCATCAGATTCCATGTTGATGAACAGGAGAACGTTCCTCATCCACTGTCTTCTTACTGACTTTCTATCTGCttctaacatttcagctgctgacagtctgctcacaattcatctgctttcagcttccaactacttttcatttgtctcttgtttgtttggatcaggatgaagaagcagagaccagactctgctgaacccagctgggtctctatgaagagtgactggtctATGGGTCAAATTATTGACTTTAAAGATGCACAAGCTCCTGGTCAAaggtaagaaataaaaactgagctttattttctaatttgtcTGATAAGAGGAACCATTTCTTATTCCAGAGCTTCAGACAATGTACATGTTTGCTTCAGTGAACTGAATACTTACACTTTATCCAGTGCCTTGTTTGTGTCACAtaacatcttcttcttttcctttctgctgttccctttcaggagtcgccaaaccacctcaatctggcctctctgactttatctccaacacatctaacatgatctgtccctctgatgtcctcattcctgatcctgtcctccctcgtcactcccaaagagaacctcaacatcttaagctctgctacctccagctctgcctcctgtcttttctttagtgccactgtctctaagccgaacaacatctctggtctcaccaccgtcttgaacacctttactttgattctcactgatactcttttatcacacaacacacctgacacttttcactcgcctcttcacctgtttccacactctctgttgctctgaaccgttgaccctaagtacttaaagtcctgcaccttcttcaccttccacatTCAGCCACTGTACTGCAACTTTTACTCAATGTTTCCCATTTGTCCTGAAGTGAAGGTGTCCACCAGGTGTCCACATGAACACTTACTTTTTACTCACTTTATTTATAAGtcattacatttcctgaaagtttctattttctccccagagttgagcagcagagctcagaggttcacagtgatcagtttgcccagcagcatcaaccagacctggactccatatttatggtctgtacatgtccaatcacactttgactatgaactacataaaacccagactgaatGTTCAACAGCCATTCAGGTCCTAACAgagtccatgctgctgtgttcagaccagcaggtcttcagactgacagatgaatcacatgttgtcttctaccagtttcaatgaaatgttcacttctcattctgttccagctgctggaggacaacattgtcacttttgtgaagaaccaGCTGAAGGAGATCCAGAGGGTCCTGAGACCAGATTACCCAGAGTgctcagagagtcagagggaggatgaggaggatgaagagcagaggaggagcagcagagagtcatttgtgaagatcacagtgaacttcctgaggagaatgaagcaggaggagctggctgactgtctgcagagcagtaagaggatttgaacagatttaacatgatggaaagaggaaatggaaacagcaggagagaggtttccatttccaaactctgctgtaaatatgatgcacacatctgtatcagatcagaggctgtttgtcctccactgatgataaaactgatggaggaagaaaaactctacagacacttaaatgtttagattctctgattttctgaaggatccactcactgatttatttttttctttgttcattcaggaattgatgctgcagtgtgtggaaGTGAACTCAAGTCtaacctgaagaagaagttccagtgtgtgtttgagggcatcgctaaagcaggaaacccaacccttctgaatcagatctacacagagctctacatcacagagggagggactggagaggtcaatgatgaacatgaggtcagacagattgaaacagcatccaggaaaccagacagaccagaaacaaccatcagacaagaagacatctttaaagcctcacctggaagagatgaaccaatcagaagagtgatgacaaagggagtggctggcattgggaaaacagtcttaacacagaagttcactctggactgggctgaagacaaagccaaccaggacatacagttcacatttccattgactttcagagagctgaatgtgctgaaagagaaaaagttcagcttggtggaacttgttcatcacttctttcctgaaaccaaagaagcaggaatcagcaggtttgaagagttccaggttgtgttcatctttgacggtctggatgagtgtcgacttcctctggacttccacaacaatgagatcctgactgatgttacagagtccacctcagtggatgtgctgctgacaaacctcatcagggggaacctgcttccctctgctcgcctctggataaccacacgacctgcagcagccaatcagatccctcctgagtgtgttgacatggtgacagaggtcagagggttcactgacccacagaaggaggagtacttcaggaagagattcagagatgaggagcaggccaagagaatcatctcccacatcaagacatcacgaagcctccacatcatgtgccacatcccagtcttctgctggatcaccgctacagttctggaggatgtgttggaaacaagagaaggagaagagctgcccaagaccctgactgagatgtacatccacttcctggtggttcagtccaaactgaagaacatcaagtatgatggaggagctgagacagatccacaGTGGAATAgaaagagcaggaagatgattgagtctctgggaaaactggcttttgagcagctgcagaaaggaaacctgatcttctatgaatcagacctgacagagtgtggcatcgatatcagagcagcctcagtgtactcaggagtgttcacacagatctttaaagaggagagaggactgtaccaggacaaggtgttctgcttcgtccatctgactgttcaggagtttctggctgctcttcatgtccatctgacattcATCAACTCTGGAATCAATCTGCTGTCAGAACAACAATCAACATCTTTGTGGTCTAAACTGTTTAGACCTGATCTAAAATTTCTCTACCAGAGTGCTGTGGACAAGGCCTTacagagtccaaatggacacctggacttgtTCCTCCGCTTCCTCCTTGGTCATTCACTGCAGACCAATCAGACTCTCCTACGAGGCCTGCTgacccagacaggaagtggatcaCAGACCAGTCAggaaacagtccagtacatcaagaagaagatcagtgagaatctgtctgcagagaaaagcatcaacctgttccactgtctgaatgaactgaatgatggttCTCTAGTGGAGGAGATCCAACAGTCCCTGAGATCAGGACgtctctccacagataaactgtctcctgctcagtggtcagctctggtcttcatcttactgtcatcagaaaaagatctggacgtgtttgacctaaagaaatactctgcttcagaggaggctcttctgaggctgctgccagtggtcaaagcctccaacaaagctctgtatgtgcacatagactatttcagattaagtggattgttgttggcatgacagaaaactaatgtttgtaactggtttctttggttttactggattattttagactgagtggctgtaacctatcagagagaagctgtgaagctctgtcctcagttctcagctcccagtcctctactctgagagaactggacctgagtaacaatgacctgcaggattcaggagtgaagctgctgtttgctggactgaagcaacatcactgcagactggaaactatcaggtcaggattcagatttttgtaaacagtcATTTGATAAGCTATCGTGATGAAGAGGTTTGCTGACTCAGCAGATTGTCAGCtgggtaatgtttttgttctacCCACAGAAACTTGACTTGTTTGTAAAGTAAAGTTTCTCAACTATATTCAGCTGGACTCCACGAGTTTGGTCTGAAGAGAATAATCCCCACaaccaataaaatatcaataattgaaGTGGACACAGATGAACTAATGGAGAGCGTTTACTTCGGACTAACTACAAGGCTCCAATGTCATTGTATTATTGtcagaaatgaaaggaacaaatgatggacattagttactataacacacatgagattctgcagatcataagcaggaaaatatgttttcacttgtgtagcaaactcctctgacctctccagTATCCTTGCAAAGGCAAAGAGCAGGTCCACAACCTGACTTGGTTCCATGACCCACCTTAATTCTAGTTTCTACAGGTTGCTGTTTAGTTGGTAAAAAAGGTGgagcatgaatttgaatgatgacattttatagcctagatttagtttatggttatgtctccagcaaatgaataaagtctctgtgtgtgtgtgtgtgtgtgtgtgtgtgtgtgtgtgtgtgtgtgtgtgtgtgtgtgtgtgtgtgtgtgtgtgtgtgtgtgtgtgtgtagtctgtcaggttgtctgatcacagaggaaggttgtgcttctctggcctcagctctgagctccaacccctcccatctgagagagctggacctgagctacaatcatccaggagactcaggagtgaagctgctgtctgctggactggaggatccacactggagactggacactctcaggtatggacagatggacagacagcatcagctctcacactgtttctctgtgtctctgtctaaCTGAGGAACTCTGGTTCATGTTTAATGGTGGAGATGAGTGAAGGTGGATGAAGCtgattctgactttgtctcttcctccaggGTGGATCATGGTGGACAACAGAGACTGAAACCTGGTCTgaggaagtgtgagtgtgttttaagtttgattcctgagaacacagctgcacatgttccactagatttgaagcttttcttgactgaagaacaaagatgaatttctccagagtttcattcaggatttagcttctgttttttgtcagtgtggctggaaagatgttagaattcaatcaatcaatttcaaatccaccaacacaacaaagtgaacacagtgatccaacaaaactaagaaatacattttattaacagcCAACAGAAAGTGAAGTTTTGCTTGAGGCTTGGTCCTTTCCAGTTccagaaagctggtttccaaatcGGGGTctgggattagggaaacctggtttccccaggtagatttctgttagAGAAAGTGTCTCATAGAGGTCAAGTTGCTTCCCACCACAGATTAGTTTTATTCAGACAGTGAAAGAGAGGGGGCAGGGctgtcagagagaggagggggagtgcAGCTGCTACCAGCTTATTGATACTGGAGAACATggacactcactggccactttattaggtacctgTACAATCCAACACGGCAGCTCGGCCACAAAttcaaaacatatatacaacatATACCAGTGTGTGGATATTGAAACTTTTTCAAATTCTCAGTATAGACATGTATTGATAAATCAATATTATTGACAACACTAATACAGACACCAGGAAAaagtttgcaacagctttaaaacacattgaaacacctgtgtttaaagatgaagcttcactaaacaccaggaggagaaaaatagacttcaagtggaaaaaaacacaggtgttcCAGAGTTGACCtgtgtctaatgtgtgtatgatgtggaTTTCATTGATCCATTTCATAAAATGCTCAAGTGGATTTTTGTTCTAACTGGATTGTTGAATTTCACTTGAAATGGAGTCAAACATTCTTCACAGTTGAAGATGAAATGGAAGTTGGAACGATTTACTTTCAGTCATTGTCAGTAAAGTTGCTGATAAATCAACAgatgataaactgcagctgtttgtgtcttgttctctccatcagatgcctgtgaactggaactggacccaaacacagtaaacagaaacctacaactgtctgacaacaacaggaaggtgacacgTGTGTTGGAGGATCagtcatatcctgatcatccagacagatttgagaACTGgtctcagctgctgtgtagaaatgttctgactggtcgctgttactgggaggtcgagTGGAGAGAAACAGTTGatatatcagtgagttacagaggaatcagaaggaaaggaaacagtgaagactgtgtgtttggatggaACAATCAGTCCTGGAGTCTGATCTGCTCTGATCATGGTTTCTCTGTCAGccacaataacaaacaaacatccatctcctcgtcctctgtctctcacagagtagcagtgtatgtggactgtcctgctggctctctgtccttctacagtgtctcctcagacaaactgatccacctccacaccttcaacaccacattcactgaacctctgtatcctgggtTTGGGTTCTGGTTCTGTCCTGGTTCCTCgttgtctctgtgcagtgtgtaggtgtgagagtgtctcctgtggacagaaactctgctgactgaagatcagctgctgaaatcaaagttccctctgttcaccatcacacacactctgcaccattGATACTTGgacttaagagaaacatttggatggttctttcattactgaCAATCATTTAGGTtggtgtcaggtttgtgttgatgatgaagaaaatgtgttcactcttgCACCAAGTCATCCATACTGTCCaccctgagtgtttgtgttttcctaattagaacttcagcactaacagcaaagaaagagaaaaagaatgggcAGGATGCACAGACTGTGATCATGCCTCCGGTAGAAGTAGGAGAATAATGACCACTCTGATGTGGACGCTCGACTTGTGTGGTTAGTGTGGAGCAGAGTTGTGTTGTTGCTCCTAACTCCATGAATATATGATGTGGGACATCACAGCCTTTGACCTGCTTCAAACAGGAAAGAAGCATTTGGTCAGAAAGCAGCTGCCAAGGATTCAAAGATGAAACATGGAGATGAGTTGACTTGAGAGAAAATCTACAACACTGTTTgtctcatttttataaaaaataaaagcaatgaaaagatGTTTGTGCTGGTTGTGGAGAAACTGAAGCTTTGATACTGACAGTGGTGAAAATGCTTTATTGTTTTGACGCATTCgacacataaaacaaactgtgacaCCTGCTGATCACATCCTTGGTATCACACATGAATGGGTGAAATACATAATGCTGTTTTCTTGCTGGCAGTATTATTATTGGTATTTTGTTCAATAAAGTCTCTTATGAAATCAGATCACTGTAAAATGGGCTTTTTAACCCTGAATGAACAGAACTAGAAGTATATCtaatattaaaaagcagcacaacaCCTCTCTGACATGAGTGTGATGTAATAAAGTTTCATTTGAGGTGGTCACATGATTTTTCTTTGGTTGGTAATGTGAGGTTCTGACAAACTGTCACAATACGTCTGCTTTGAAAGGTTGATGCTGTAAGTTCTGTTGTGGCACTAGACACAGAAACGGAACAGCTGCATCAGACAGTTGGCAGCGACATAAGAAGTAgatttgctgcttcctctgatgacagagacgtgtgtagtgttgggatgaagctgtttgtcaaactctgaaatgttcttcctgatcctcagagtcatctcacatttgttgacttgttcattctgtgtcacatgttcaatcctctttattccatagatattgtccctctgtgctctatggtgcagacagagtagtggggttggaagtcgtccacacaacaactacatgtggacttactaactctgtagtcccactaaactgctgcagtcacaggaaactCTTCATGTTCATCTTCCAGTGAAAACCTTCATCAGGAGACTGAGAGGTTTAGTTTGTTTCATTGATCTTTAGGCAGGTGGTCATCAGGTCCTTCATCCTGTTGATCAGAGTATTTCTCCATCCCACATTCAGCTCATGTATATCAGACTTTAGAAAGCTCACATTACACTAATCTGGAagaatttcattttcttttgtccacagcatttgaataaattagttttacgttcttctctttcctcattaaaataaaataaactctaaCACTGAATTCAATTGTTCTGAGTAAACGCTGTTACTCTGTTTCATTTCTAATTCACCATGTTGCTTTGTCCTCAGAGATGCTCACATACTATAGAGGAATAATTCTCCTCTCTTCTGACTGTTGATGCATTGGAATGGAAACAGGTGGACAGCACCTACATGAGCACTAACATGAgaacattcatattttttaaagtttcattcTGTAAAGGGTCATTTTTTATACACTCAGAAAAATAAAGGCACTAACTGCAACCAAAACTGGTTCTTGAGGCTGATGCCACAGAAGAACCATTTTTGGTCCCAAAAAGAATTTAGTGCTTCTTCAAATGGTTcattacagatttaaaaataaattatgaggCTGTGAAACAAATGATGGAACATGAAGTATGAATCAacagtttgagaaacaaaaactaaaataccacttttaaaaatacagctgcATAAAGTTTTCTCCAGGATTAACATTTCTGGACAAGTAAAATATCGTCATGACTTAAAAAGTCAAAGCTTTAGTTGAGAATTTCACACATGCTGCAAATATTTAAAGGCTTATTACAGCATAAAAACGTAACCCACATATAATCTGAATATGAAATATAGAGTTTCACTGTTTGTAATTTGATGCTCTTCTACATAAATCGGTTATGAAATGTGATCTTATCTTCACCAAGTCAATGATTTGAACTTGAAGTAAAGCTGCAGCCATTGAAAACGTGATGCTTTTTGTGTGCGGTGTGTCCGCGGTGTCCTCCTGGTGCCGTCAGGAACGCAGTGTGTAGAATTCAGAAAACGGCTCattaaatccaacctgcagttcgTCTTTTCAGCCAGCAGGCGACGCAAAGTGTCGTCCTCGTCCTCAGTCCACAGGACTGAATCCTCCtgtctgtggatgcattaacatcttcttggtgaaaactagttttaaatctgatccatcacacagctgctgtcataaccctgtgtgtatgttgactttgtcagatgatgtgatggacataagatgtcctatagattgtgtctctgtctctctaacgTGGGTTGGGACGAGATTACGTTACTGTGTCATACACGTTCATAAGCAACTAAACTGCTAAATAATTATGAAGGAACAattgatatttggattataaCCCACTGCCACATGTCTGAAGGTGTGAATGGATCCATTTACCTACAGACACGTGGACACTTGTCCATCACTCTACCGGAGTGCGAGGCTGAACGTGCGCTGTCATTAACATCTAAGAGACAGTTTCCAGCggtcaaagtgtctctgaaaGCAGGGACACAGGCAGCAGCTGTTAAAGCACAAATCCAGAAACTCCTGTAACTACAGCAACTTTCAGACATGCAGCGCAACTCTGACGTCATCTTGTGCGAACGAAAATGTCCAATCATATACTGCGAGCCTCCTGCTGCAATGTCTGTGTCACGCGCGTTAGGGCTCTGTCCCGGATCGTTGGGAGGATGAAAAGCTGATGTTCGTGTCTCTCAACAGCTGCTGAAGCAGAGTGATTGACCCTTTTTATTAGTTACACTGTTTCCCAAATGTAAAACACGTTGTGATCGAGCGGATTTTCACTCCTGATGACGCGTCTCACTCTGTGAGCTACAGGTCTGAAAGGCTGGATCCTCCTAACGATGTCCGGAGAACATGAACCACCCAGTCTCCTACTATCTGTCTTTGAACagagacattttattgtctCTCCTTCCTGGTTCCACACTCTGTTGTCCCAGTAAACTATTTAAGGTTTGGTCTAGTTTCGGTTTTCTCGTCACCTTTGTCTTGGAGCTGGAACTCTGAGTGTAAgctgagcgccacctacagacCGTATACTGTCATCACGTCAT
The nucleotide sequence above comes from Channa argus isolate prfri chromosome 1, Channa argus male v1.0, whole genome shotgun sequence. Encoded proteins:
- the LOC137099407 gene encoding NLR family CARD domain-containing protein 3-like is translated as MKCSLLILFQLLEDNIVTFVKNQLKEIQRVLRPDYPECSESQREDEEDEEQRRSSRESFVKITVNFLRRMKQEELADCLQSRIDAAVCGSELKSNLKKKFQCVFEGIAKAGNPTLLNQIYTELYITEGGTGEVNDEHEVRQIETASRKPDRPETTIRQEDIFKASPGRDEPIRRVMTKGVAGIGKTVLTQKFTLDWAEDKANQDIQFTFPLTFRELNVLKEKKFSLVELVHHFFPETKEAGISRFEEFQVVFIFDGLDECRLPLDFHNNEILTDVTESTSVDVLLTNLIRGNLLPSARLWITTRPAAANQIPPECVDMVTEVRGFTDPQKEEYFRKRFRDEEQAKRIISHIKTSRSLHIMCHIPVFCWITATVLEDVLETREGEELPKTLTEMYIHFLVVQSKLKNIKYDGGAETDPQWNRKSRKMIESLGKLAFEQLQKGNLIFYESDLTECGIDIRAASVYSGVFTQIFKEERGLYQDKVFCFVHLTVQEFLAALHVHLTFINSGINLLSEQQSTSLWSKLFRPDLKFLYQSAVDKALQSPNGHLDLFLRFLLGHSLQTNQTLLRGLLTQTGSGSQTSQETVQYIKKKISENLSAEKSINLFHCLNELNDGSLVEEIQQSLRSGRLSTDKLSPAQWSALVFILLSSEKDLDVFDLKKYSASEEALLRLLPVVKASNKALLSGCNLSERSCEALSSVLSSQSSTLRELDLSNNDLQDSGVKLLFAGLKQHHCRLETISLSGCLITEEGCASLASALSSNPSHLRELDLSYNHPGDSGVKLLSAGLEDPHWRLDTLRVDHGGQQRLKPGLRKYACELELDPNTVNRNLQLSDNNRKVTRVLEDQSYPDHPDRFENWSQLLCRNVLTGRCYWEVEWRETVDISVSYRGIRRKGNSEDCVFGWNNQSWSLICSDHGFSVSHNNKQTSISSSSVSHRVAVYVDCPAGSLSFYSVSSDKLIHLHTFNTTFTEPLYPGFGFWFCPGSSLSLCSV